A section of the Budorcas taxicolor isolate Tak-1 unplaced genomic scaffold, Takin1.1 scaffold315, whole genome shotgun sequence genome encodes:
- the LOC128071268 gene encoding EMILIN-1 has translation MAPGTLWSCCLCCLLTTAVGAASYPPRGYSLYTGSGGALSSGGTQAQSAPRPASRHRNWCAYVVTRTVSCVLEDGVETFVKPDYQPCGWGQPQCSRSIMYRSFLRPRYRVAYKTVTDMEWRCCQGYGGDDCAEGPAPALGSAPTTPRPRPQPQPARPNLSGSSAGSHLSGLGGEGPGESEKVQQLEEQVQSLTKELQGLRGVLQGLSGRLTEDVQRAVETAFNGRQQPADAAARPGVHETLSEIQQQLQLLDNRVSTHDQELGHLNNHHSGGGSSRAPDPTPAPPGHSEELLRELEQRLQESCSVCLAGLDGFRRQQQQDRERLRALEKLLASVEERQRHLSGQALGRWAPQECCPPELGRRLAELERRLDVVAGSVTVLSGRRGTHLGGASGQGGHPPGYTSLASRLSRLEDRFNSTLGPSEEQEEGWPGRPGGLGHWLPAARGKLEKLEGRLTNVSGELGGRLSQLEEQVAGAVQACGQLCSGAPGEQDSQGREILSALERRVLDNEGQLRLVGSDLHKLGAAGEAQQAALEQLQGAVGLLHGRIDALGETAAEFALQLNLTAARLGQLEGLLQARGEEDCGACGGVQEELGRLRDGVERCSCPLLPPRGPGAGPGVGGPSRGPLDGFSVFGGSSGSALQALQGELSEVILTFSSLNDSLHELQTTVEGQGADLADLGATKDRIISEINRLQQEATEHATESEERFRGLEEGQAQAGQCPSLEGRLGRLEGVCERLDTVAGGLQGLREGLSRHVAGLWAGLRETNSTSQTQAALLEKLLEGQAGLGKRLGALNSSLLLLEDQLHQFSLKDLTGPAGEAGPPGPPGMQGPPGPPGPPGPPGKDGQKGPMGPPGPQGEQGPEGAPAASVPRVAFSAALSLPRSEPGTVPFDRVLLNDGGYYDPETGVFTAPLAGRYLLSAVLTGHRHEKVEAVLSRSNLGVARIDSGGYEPEGLENKPVAESQPSPGALGVFSLILPLQVGDTVCIDLVMGQLAHSEEPLTIFSGALLYEDLELEQA, from the exons ATGGCCCCCGGAACCCTCTGgagctgctgcctctgctgcctGCTGACCACCGCCGTGGGGGCAGCCAGCTACCCGCCTCGCGGCTACAGCCTCTACACTGGGAGTGGCGGGGCGCTCAGCTCTGGGGGCACCCAGGCCCAGAGTGCCCCCCGACCTGCCAGCCGCCACAG GAACTGGTGTGCCTATGTGGTGACCCGGACAGTGAGCTGTGTCCTTGAGGATGGAGTGGAGACCTTCGTCAAGCCCGACTACCAGCCCTGTGGCTGGGGCCAGCCCCAGTGTTCCCGCAGCATCAT gtACCGCAGCTTCCTCCGCCCTCGCTACCGCGTGGCCTACAAAACGGTGACAGATATGGAATGGAGGTGCTGCCAGGGGTACGGGGGCGATGACTGTGCAGAGGGCCCTGCCCCGGCGCTGGGCTCCGCACCCACCACCCCGCGGCCccggccccagccccagcccgccCGCCCCAACCTCTCCGGCTCCAGTGCGGGCAGCCATCTGAGTGGACTGGGAGGGGAAG GTCCTGGGGAGTCCGAGAAGGTCCAGCAGCTGGAAGAGCAGGTGCAGAGCCTGACAAAGGAGCTTCAGGGCCTTCGGGGTGTCCTGCAGGGACTGAGCGGGCGCCTGACCGAAGACGTCCAGAGGGCCGTGGAGACGGCCTTTAACGGGAGGCAACAGCCGGCAGATGCAGCAGCCCGCCCGGGTGTGCACGAAACCCTCAGTGAGatccagcagcagctgcagctcctggacAACCGCGTCTCCACCCATGACCAGGAGCTGGGCCATCTGAACAACCATCacagcggcggcggcagcagcagggcTCCGGACCCCACCCCGGCCCCTCCTGGCCACAGTGAGGAGCTGCTGCGGGAGCTGGAGCAGCGGCTGCAGGAGTCGTGCTCCGTGTGCCTGGCAGGGCTGGATGGCTTTCGACGGCAACAGCAGCAAGACAGGGAGCGGCTTCGAGCGCTGGAGAAGCTACTGGCCTCCGTGGAGGAGCGGCAGCGTCACCTCTCGGGGCAGGCCCTGGGCCGCTGGGCCCCTCAGGAATGCTGCCCTCCAGAGCTGGGCCGGCGACTGGCCGAGCTGGAGAGGAGGCTGGACGTTGTGGCTGGCTCGGTGACAGTGCTGAGCGGGCGGCGAGGCACCCACCTGGGAGGAGCATCTGGGCAGGGGGGCCACCCGCCAGGCTACACCAGCTTAGCATCCCGCCTCTCCCGCCTGGAGGACCGGTTCAACTCTACCTTGGGCCCCTCGGAGGAACAGGAGGAGGGCTGGCCGGGGCGTCCTGGGGGGCTGGGCCACTGGCTACCTGCTGCCCGGGGCAAACTAGAGAAGCTGGAGGGGCGGCTGACCAATGTGAGCGGAGAGCTAGGGGGGCGGCTGAGTCAGCTGGAAGAGCAGGTGGCAGGGGCAGTGCAGGCATGTGGGCAGCTCTGCTCTGGGGCCCCTGGGGAGCAGGACTCCCAGGGCAGGGAGATCCTCAGTGCCCTGGAGCGCAGGGTGCTGGACAATGAGGGGCAGCTGAGGCTGGTGGGCTCAGACCTGCACAAGCTGGGAGCAGCTGGGGAGGCCCAGCAGGCCGCGCTGGAGCAACTGCAAGGGGCGGTGGGCCTGCTCCATGGTCGCATCGATGCCCTGGGCGAGACGGCTGCAGAGTTTGCACTGCAGCTGAATCTCACAGCTGCACGGCTGGGCCAACTGGAGGGGCTGTTGCAGGCCCGTGGGGAGGAGGATTGTGGCGCCTGCGGAGGTGTACAAGAGGAACTCGGCCGCCTGCGGGATGGCGTGGAGCGCTGCTCCTGCCCGCTGTTACCCCCCCGGGGCCCTGGGGCCGGCCCTGGGGTCGGGGGACCGAGCCGTGGGCCGCTGGATGGCTTCAGTGTGTTCGGGGGCAGCTCAGGCTCAGCCCTCCAGGCCCTGCAAGGAGAGCTCTCTGAGGTCATTCTCACCTTCAGCTCCCTCAATGACTCGCTGCATGAGCTGCAGACCACCGTGGAGGGCCAGGGTGCTGATCTGGCTGACCTGGGAGCCACCAAGGACCGCATCATCTCTGAGATCAATAGACTGCAACAGGAGGCCACAGAGCACGCCACAGAGAGTGAGGAGCGCTTCCGAGGCCTGGAGGAGGGACAGGCACAGGCCGGCCAGTGCCCCAGCCTAGAGGGGCGATTGGGCCGCCTGGAGGGAGTCTGTGAGCGGCTGGACACGGTGGCCGGGGGACTGCAGGGCCTGCGTGAAGGCCTTTCCAGACATGTGGCTGGGCTCTGGGCTGGGCTACGGGAAACCAACAGCACCAGCCAGACACAGGCAGCCTTGCTGGAGAAGCTGCTAGAGGGGCAGGCCGGGCTGGGCAAGCGGCTGGGTGCCCTTAAtagctccctgctgctgctggaaGACCAGCTTCACCAGTTCAGCCTGAAGGACCTCACCG GGCCTGCAGGTGAGGCTGGGCCACCAGGGCCTCCTGGGATGCAGGGACCCCCTGGCCCTCCTGGGCCTCCAGGACCTCCAGGCAAGGATGGACAAAAAGGGCCTATGGGGCCACCAG GTCCCCAAGGTGAACAGG gacccgAGGGGGCACCAGCAGCCTCCGTGCCCCGGGTAGCCTTTTCAGCTGCCCTGAGCTTGCCCCGGTCTGAACCAGGCACGGTGCCCTTCGACAGAGTCCTGCTCAACGATGGGGGCTACTACGATCCAGAGACTG GCGTGTTCACAGCGCCACTGGCAGGGCGCTACTTGCTGAGCGCGGTGCTCACGGGGCACCGGCACGAGAAGGTGGAGGCCGTGCTGTCCCGCTCCAACCTGGGCGTGGCTCGCATAGACTCCGGTGGCTACGAGCCCGAGGGCCTGGAGAATAAGCCGGTGGCCGAGAGCCAGCCCAGCCCGGGCGCCCTAGGCGTGTTCAGCCTCATCCTGCCGCTGCAGGTCGGGGACACGGTCTGCATCGACCTGGTCATGGGGCAGCTGGCGCACTCGGAGGAACCGCTCACCATTTTCAGCGGAGCCCTGCTCTACGAAGACCTGGAGCTCGAACAGGCGTAG